A single window of Nicotiana tomentosiformis chromosome 1, ASM39032v3, whole genome shotgun sequence DNA harbors:
- the LOC104115184 gene encoding dehydration-responsive element-binding protein 1F-like: MNFEDDQTSNSSCSSSDHDILDKEKNFNLSSYSMNVIIKPSLHNKRRAGRKKFKETRHPFYRGVRRRNGDKWVCEIREPNKKSRIWLGTFSTPEIAARAHDVAALALRGTKASLNFPESSWSLPKAQSSSPHDIQIAALQVSNKVVSSPLKPSMSYLKLEESSCFKSPKDDQENSLKGYNDSCELMEFVDEEAMFNMPILIDSMAEGMLMTPPAMKRGFNWGDVEENVEFTLWKD; the protein is encoded by the coding sequence ATGAATTTTGAAGATGATCAAACTTCTAATTCTTCATGTTCTTCCTCTGATCATGATATTCTTGATAAAGAAAAGAATTTTAATCTGTCTTCATATTCTATGAATGTTATAATTAAACCGTCGTTACATAACAAGAGGAGGGCAGGAAGGAAGAAATTCAAGGAAACGCGACACCCCTTTTATAGAGGAGTAAGGAGAAGGAACGGGGACAAATGGGTGTGTGAAATACGCGAGCCGAATAAAAAGTCAAGAATCTGGTTAGGTACCTTCTCCACTCCTGAAATAGCAGCTAGGGCACATGATGTTGCTGCCCTAGCTCTCCGAGGGACAAAAGCTTCCCTTAACTTCCCCGAATCGTCTTGGTCTCTCCCTAAAGCCCAATCTTCTTCCCCTCACGACATTCAAATCGCGGCTCTTCAAGTTTCCAATAAAGTTGTGTCATCTCCCTTGAAACCCTCTATGTCATATTTGAAGTTAGAAGAGTCTTCTTGTTTTAAAAGCCCAAAAGATGATCAAGAGAATTCTTTAAAGGGTTATAATGATTCTTGTGAATTAATGGAGTTTGTGGATGAGGAGGCTATGTTTAACATGCCAATATTGATTGATAGTATGGCGGAAGGAATGCTTATGACTCCACCCGCTATGAAAAGAGGCTTTAATTGGGGTGATGTTGAGGAAAACGTCGAGTTCACTTTATGGAAAGATTGA